In a single window of the Helicobacter felis ATCC 49179 genome:
- a CDS encoding ATP-binding cassette domain-containing protein yields the protein MQLTLQSLRYCGSEKLKPLYPLSVENLSFTENTSTALIGSNGAGKSTLLGALLGFRLDFEVQASLNGIAYTNTTPPLRAQIGYSAPSLNFPPGLKAKDLLDFYQSSHGTCPLKFFPKNLLSKPYDSFSDGQKQRLKLDLSLGHNPDLLILDEPESSLDEPTIMRVAEAISVRNQVQKTSLIATHNATILENCARVLCLHQGQVIQHGTLAEVMRALLGDLSLEISYENELERESIATTLANAYRLKVSLAERDVFFGTMALKDCLELPPLSTKRMGLYLRPTKAQDLLLALDHWGT from the coding sequence ATGCAACTCACCCTCCAATCTTTGCGCTATTGCGGTTCTGAGAAGCTAAAACCTCTGTATCCTTTGAGTGTAGAGAATTTAAGTTTCACAGAAAACACTAGCACGGCCCTCATTGGGAGCAATGGAGCGGGTAAATCCACTCTACTAGGCGCGCTGTTGGGTTTTCGCCTAGATTTTGAGGTGCAAGCTAGCCTCAATGGAATCGCTTACACCAACACTACCCCACCCCTGCGCGCCCAAATTGGCTATAGCGCGCCCTCTTTAAACTTCCCTCCCGGACTCAAAGCCAAAGACCTTTTAGATTTTTATCAAAGTTCGCATGGCACTTGCCCACTTAAATTTTTCCCAAAAAATTTACTCTCTAAACCCTATGACAGCTTTTCAGATGGGCAGAAACAACGCTTGAAGTTGGATTTGAGTTTAGGGCACAATCCCGATCTCTTGATCTTAGATGAACCCGAATCGAGTTTAGATGAGCCCACCATTATGCGCGTGGCAGAAGCCATTAGCGTGCGTAATCAAGTTCAAAAAACCTCTCTCATTGCCACGCATAATGCTACAATTTTGGAGAATTGTGCGCGGGTTTTGTGCTTGCATCAGGGGCAAGTGATTCAACATGGCACATTGGCCGAAGTGATGCGGGCGTTATTGGGTGATCTGAGTTTGGAAATCTCTTATGAAAATGAGCTAGAGCGCGAGAGTATCGCTACTACCCTTGCAAATGCATACCGCTTAAAAGTTAGTCTAGCTGAGCGCGATGTGTTTTTTGGCACAATGGCTTTAAAAGACTGCCTAGAACTACCTCCCCTATCCACTAAGCGCATGGGACTTTACTTACGCCCCACAAAGGCGCAGGACTTGCTTTTGGCATTAGATCACTGGGGAACTTAA
- a CDS encoding ABC transporter permease, translating into MRHIYHISLLEAKSYRTQHIAIFWTMIHPFLMLAFLIGVYEHTYSPDFRFSRTIGLVTLNLVSTVIFSLAMAMGMVLSRLMGLLCFSTLFVVGSFSVLGILPLLSVWSLLWGLLVLGFAGVFCSGLALIIIRYFDNTQNILAIGNMINLYAIMSANVFVPLQALPKWSQIFITSSPFYHLNNMLIAAFSGQHLGYVLGVSGALFGVGAFLIFLSAGRELLVSTPKSR; encoded by the coding sequence ATGCGCCATATCTATCATATCTCTCTCTTAGAGGCTAAGTCTTATCGCACCCAACACATTGCTATTTTTTGGACCATGATTCATCCTTTTTTGATGTTGGCCTTCTTGATTGGAGTCTATGAACACACCTACTCGCCCGATTTTCGCTTTAGCAGGACTATTGGGCTTGTAACACTCAATTTAGTTTCTACGGTCATTTTTAGCCTAGCGATGGCTATGGGAATGGTGTTATCGCGTTTGATGGGGTTATTGTGCTTTAGCACACTTTTTGTTGTGGGGAGTTTTAGCGTGCTAGGGATTTTGCCCCTTTTGAGCGTGTGGTCGCTGTTATGGGGTTTGTTAGTGCTAGGTTTTGCCGGAGTGTTTTGTTCTGGCTTAGCACTCATCATTATTAGATACTTTGACAACACCCAAAATATACTAGCCATTGGCAATATGATCAATCTCTATGCGATCATGTCGGCTAATGTCTTTGTCCCCCTGCAAGCCCTGCCTAAATGGAGTCAAATTTTTATCACTTCCTCGCCCTTTTATCACCTCAACAACATGCTCATTGCAGCATTTTCTGGGCAACATTTGGGTTATGTTTTGGGAGTGTCTGGCGCGCTCTTTGGAGTGGGCGCGTTCTTGATTTTTTTGAGCGCGGGGCGTGAGCTTCTAGTGAGCACGCCCAAATCGCGTTAA
- a CDS encoding outer membrane beta-barrel protein, with translation MAKPLILNLCLMLATPLFAHPFASYLDGGFLGVGVSVGGGNVAKNSGDALRSHSIQLGLQIQGGYQKYFIPFLGVSCYGYLAYRYLYMDKFATSVSNINNVNRYSLGVGGNLLINPYSKIRKSPYKSVKIYAYGFFVGVLGLVNIWTTQFANFGTTQLSNNANVDATFGIQARIDSFKLSLGMRVPLINQTRFLVGKEAGGLRFLNNYKSSDIFINFIKIF, from the coding sequence ATGGCAAAACCTCTTATTTTAAATCTTTGCTTAATGTTAGCAACACCCTTATTTGCCCACCCCTTTGCCTCCTATTTAGATGGGGGTTTTTTAGGTGTGGGTGTGAGTGTGGGTGGGGGCAATGTTGCTAAAAATTCAGGCGATGCTTTGCGATCGCACTCTATTCAACTAGGTCTGCAGATACAAGGGGGGTATCAAAAATACTTCATTCCCTTTTTGGGCGTGTCCTGTTATGGCTATCTTGCTTATCGTTACCTTTATATGGATAAATTTGCCACCAGTGTTAGTAATATCAATAATGTCAATCGTTATAGCTTGGGTGTGGGGGGGAATTTACTCATCAATCCCTATAGCAAAATCAGAAAATCGCCTTATAAGTCGGTCAAAATTTATGCCTATGGTTTCTTTGTAGGCGTGTTGGGTTTAGTGAATATTTGGACCACGCAGTTTGCCAATTTTGGGACAACACAACTGAGCAATAATGCCAATGTAGATGCGACCTTTGGAATCCAAGCGCGCATCGATAGCTTCAAATTAAGTTTGGGAATGCGTGTGCCTCTTATCAACCAAACCCGTTTTTTAGTGGGCAAAGAGGCCGGAGGGTTGCGCTTTCTCAACAATTACAAAAGCTCAGACATTTTTATCAATTTCATCAAAATATTTTAA
- a CDS encoding coiled-coil domain-containing protein, with amino-acid sequence MFTLSLAHPSIASYLDGSFFSVGLDLGGGDALENERVIPDTNTTKQQIYNTNLQSYDEAINNLKINQTKTIAVLKNLAQQLTDLNPTSSTLDTLIKQIDGMISDPSSIDLEAITSSVSAYNAYLQKTLTQYKDANQQLLIQAQQTIDNYEKQIAKDNAINQSTLQNALTTIDQFNSKMKNIANALKITYTPIPLPKSLQNCSTPPTCVSNLSPKATIQALSSMSENMKNVVVIVGNDINTMDQANQKLAIEYASEYNTLKTQKQNAINNALDDVNNIVKTIASGFSSQWKNFGLGQDFLQQNGNTNEIGKYVNAADTCVFQIIIYNNMDSTNTCGYGGGTTAALQSFQATIHDYKGLTAWAVWDSIFDLNKLKNNVFITPSDCSSGGCSGVSPQTSIDKVHDFFNFMNGYVGNISKFSGNFLPSDLTKPPHNTLYSLLENDLNSNNFTLATDLVNTYTNTLIPDMLNMFALNPVWLMSTMPSAQQYCQDNLTKNLPFSQGYSACQYNSWAQATFLGYFGYVNQQSITDLITSKQLNTSLVAAQNAISDATKYNNQLNALKKPNNLSISPPSYAINPVPMPALPTINTGGTPLPDVIKPQVPLLVFSSRSLKMHPLQMGLQAKWGYQKYFNPFFGISYYSSMSYRYLYINKLSADSNLNAINHYAFGIGTNLLFNVYSKIRKPRFGHPIIRTYGFFTGLLGVFNLYNVASLGSSTQFWRKSANIDGVFGLSMRVDRFKWMLGVKIPFINSSQLISISGKNGTETLSVIDNYKSSNLFLDFLTFF; translated from the coding sequence GTGTTTACTCTATCATTAGCTCACCCCTCGATCGCCTCTTACTTAGATGGTTCTTTTTTTTCTGTAGGTTTAGATCTTGGCGGAGGAGATGCCCTAGAAAATGAACGCGTGATTCCAGATACAAACACCACAAAACAGCAAATCTACAATACAAACCTGCAATCTTATGATGAGGCGATCAATAACCTTAAAATCAATCAGACCAAAACTATCGCCGTTCTTAAAAATCTAGCCCAACAACTCACAGATCTTAACCCCACTTCGTCCACACTTGATACACTTATTAAGCAGATTGATGGCATGATTTCTGACCCCTCCAGCATCGATCTTGAGGCTATAACAAGTAGTGTGAGTGCCTATAATGCCTATTTACAAAAAACACTCACGCAATATAAAGATGCCAACCAACAACTCCTTATACAGGCCCAACAAACCATAGATAATTATGAAAAACAGATCGCTAAAGATAATGCTATCAACCAGAGCACCTTACAAAATGCCCTCACCACCATTGATCAATTTAATAGCAAGATGAAAAATATAGCCAATGCGCTTAAGATTACCTACACCCCTATACCTTTGCCTAAATCCTTGCAAAATTGTAGTACGCCACCCACATGTGTTAGTAATTTATCACCTAAGGCCACAATTCAGGCTCTCTCTAGCATGTCTGAAAACATGAAAAATGTGGTAGTTATCGTAGGAAATGACATTAACACGATGGATCAAGCCAATCAAAAGCTTGCTATTGAGTATGCGAGTGAATATAATACACTCAAAACTCAAAAGCAAAATGCCATTAATAACGCCCTTGACGATGTGAACAACATTGTAAAAACTATCGCAAGTGGCTTTTCTAGTCAGTGGAAAAATTTTGGATTAGGGCAGGATTTTTTACAGCAGAATGGCAATACAAATGAGATTGGGAAGTATGTCAATGCTGCAGACACTTGCGTTTTTCAGATTATTATTTATAATAATATGGATAGCACGAATACCTGTGGTTATGGGGGTGGAACAACCGCTGCCCTGCAGTCTTTCCAAGCAACCATTCACGATTACAAGGGCTTGACAGCTTGGGCGGTTTGGGACAGCATTTTTGATCTCAACAAGTTAAAAAATAATGTCTTTATCACGCCTTCTGATTGTTCAAGTGGAGGTTGCTCTGGGGTGAGCCCTCAAACCTCTATTGATAAAGTGCATGATTTTTTCAATTTTATGAACGGCTATGTGGGCAACATCTCAAAATTTTCTGGGAATTTTCTCCCTTCTGACTTGACTAAACCCCCACACAATACTCTTTATAGCCTTTTAGAAAACGATCTTAATTCCAACAACTTCACTCTAGCCACCGATCTTGTCAACACCTACACAAACACTCTCATACCAGATATGCTCAATATGTTTGCGCTTAATCCCGTGTGGCTCATGAGCACAATGCCCTCAGCCCAGCAGTATTGTCAAGACAATCTCACTAAGAACCTTCCCTTTTCACAAGGTTATAGCGCTTGTCAATATAATTCGTGGGCACAAGCCACTTTTTTAGGCTATTTTGGATATGTTAACCAACAATCCATTACCGACCTGATCACATCCAAGCAACTCAATACATCTCTAGTTGCTGCACAAAATGCCATCAGCGACGCAACCAAATATAACAACCAGTTAAATGCACTCAAAAAACCTAATAATCTATCTATCTCTCCCCCCTCCTATGCAATTAATCCAGTCCCCATGCCAGCTCTGCCCACCATCAACACCGGGGGCACTCCTTTACCTGATGTCATCAAACCTCAAGTCCCTTTGCTTGTCTTTTCTAGCCGCAGTCTTAAAATGCATCCCCTGCAAATGGGTTTACAAGCTAAATGGGGCTATCAAAAATACTTTAATCCTTTTTTTGGAATTTCCTATTATAGCTCCATGAGTTACCGCTATCTCTATATTAATAAACTGAGCGCAGATAGCAATTTGAACGCCATCAATCATTACGCTTTTGGGATTGGCACCAATTTACTTTTTAATGTCTATAGCAAAATTAGAAAACCAAGATTTGGCCATCCCATCATCCGCACCTATGGATTTTTTACAGGACTTTTAGGCGTGTTTAACCTATATAATGTGGCATCTCTAGGCAGTTCAACGCAGTTTTGGCGCAAAAGCGCGAACATTGATGGGGTGTTTGGATTGAGTATGCGTGTGGATCGCTTTAAATGGATGTTGGGTGTTAAAATCCCCTTTATTAATTCCAGCCAACTTATCAGCATTTCCGGCAAAAATGGCACAGAAACCCTGAGTGTGATCGACAACTACAAAAGCTCCAATCTCTTTTTAGATTTCTTAACTTTCTTTTAG
- a CDS encoding peptidase U32 family protein encodes MSRVELLAPAGNLSKLKIALDYGADALYGGLGQFSLRNRASKNFDLESFKEGVALTHARGKKFYATLNAFPFNSQIKLLEEHLYKLADCKVDALIVATIGVLKLAQKLTPHIPIHLSTQANVMNVLDARAFYEMGVKRIVVAREMSLNDVVEIKKALPDLELEIFVHGSMCFAFSGRCLISALQHGRVPNRGSCANDCRFDYEYYIKNPDTGVMMRLEEEEGIGTHILNAKDLNLASHIGAILDSKAISALKIEGRTKSSYYAAITTKTYRTAIEDYYNNQHRPALYQAELATLKNRGFTQGYLIQRPHQRLDTQNFKSAISEGDFQVNGEVLDSGEYFLCKFTTKPHVDYEIVLPYKADLTPMLNEIGKIYTFEGKYYLCLYKILLQDGRELESIHSGNTHPVKLPTKLPPHSFLRTRNFS; translated from the coding sequence ATGAGTCGAGTCGAATTACTGGCCCCTGCGGGCAATCTCAGCAAGCTTAAAATCGCCTTAGATTATGGTGCAGATGCGCTTTATGGGGGGTTAGGGCAGTTTTCTCTGCGTAACCGCGCTTCTAAAAACTTTGATTTAGAGAGTTTTAAAGAAGGGGTAGCCCTCACCCATGCACGGGGCAAGAAATTTTACGCCACGCTAAACGCTTTCCCTTTTAATTCCCAAATCAAGCTCTTAGAAGAGCATTTGTACAAGCTTGCCGATTGCAAGGTCGATGCGCTCATTGTCGCTACGATCGGTGTGCTCAAACTTGCCCAAAAACTCACCCCCCATATTCCTATCCATCTTTCTACTCAAGCCAATGTGATGAATGTCTTAGACGCACGCGCCTTTTATGAAATGGGAGTCAAGCGCATCGTGGTGGCTAGAGAAATGAGCTTAAACGATGTGGTAGAGATCAAAAAGGCATTGCCGGATTTAGAGCTAGAGATCTTTGTGCATGGAAGTATGTGTTTTGCCTTTTCAGGACGTTGCCTGATCTCAGCCCTGCAACACGGGCGCGTGCCCAATCGGGGAAGTTGCGCCAATGATTGCCGCTTTGATTACGAATATTATATTAAAAACCCGGATACGGGGGTGATGATGCGCCTAGAGGAAGAGGAGGGTATAGGCACGCATATTCTCAATGCTAAAGATTTAAATTTGGCTAGCCATATTGGCGCAATCTTAGATAGCAAGGCCATCAGCGCGCTCAAGATTGAGGGCCGCACGAAATCTAGCTATTATGCTGCCATCACCACCAAAACCTACCGCACCGCCATAGAAGACTATTACAATAACCAACACCGTCCCGCCCTCTACCAAGCCGAGCTAGCCACACTTAAAAACCGTGGGTTTACACAGGGGTATCTCATCCAACGCCCCCACCAGAGATTAGACACACAGAACTTTAAAAGTGCAATTAGCGAGGGAGATTTTCAAGTCAATGGTGAGGTGCTAGATAGTGGAGAATATTTTTTATGCAAATTCACCACAAAACCCCATGTGGATTATGAAATTGTTTTGCCTTACAAGGCAGACTTAACCCCCATGCTTAATGAAATTGGAAAAATTTACACTTTTGAGGGCAAATATTATCTTTGTTTGTATAAAATCCTGCTCCAAGATGGGCGGGAGTTAGAGAGTATCCATAGTGGAAACACCCATCCTGTGAAACTCCCCACCAAACTTCCCCCCCATAGTTTTTTGCGCACCCGAAATTTTTCTTAA
- the cheZ gene encoding protein phosphatase CheZ — MTQEELDALINGGGLEGMEPLDKEMENQEQGASSSSKNKDKQKEENWNEAYKHYKVDQKMAEKYGKVDSEEWPPPPPTEEHKVVHQLDDVTRDSEAKATQVFDQLDYISVSSENIIRTLKKIKAPLQKHLEIFETLAQTFPLINTFQTSLEETREILKGIDRIQEGAEGCSDSAMQAMDIMQFQDIHRQKIERVINVMRALTQYMNSLFEGNIDDSKRVSSASYIIGDDNESAASESDIEALIAAFGKK, encoded by the coding sequence ATGACACAGGAAGAATTGGATGCTTTGATCAATGGGGGTGGTTTAGAGGGAATGGAACCCTTGGATAAGGAAATGGAAAATCAAGAACAGGGGGCATCTTCCTCGAGTAAAAATAAGGACAAGCAAAAGGAGGAGAATTGGAATGAGGCCTATAAGCATTACAAGGTAGATCAAAAAATGGCCGAGAAATACGGCAAGGTGGATTCTGAGGAGTGGCCTCCTCCACCTCCTACCGAAGAGCATAAAGTCGTGCACCAGCTCGATGATGTAACGCGCGATTCTGAAGCCAAAGCAACCCAAGTTTTTGATCAACTAGATTACATTAGTGTTAGCTCAGAAAACATCATTAGGACACTTAAGAAAATCAAAGCACCCCTACAAAAACATTTGGAGATCTTTGAAACTCTAGCTCAAACTTTTCCGCTCATCAATACTTTTCAAACTTCCTTAGAAGAAACACGGGAAATTTTAAAGGGTATCGATCGCATTCAAGAGGGAGCGGAAGGGTGCTCAGACAGCGCGATGCAGGCGATGGATATTATGCAATTCCAAGATATTCACCGCCAAAAAATCGAGCGCGTGATCAATGTCATGCGCGCCCTTACCCAGTATATGAACTCTCTCTTTGAGGGCAATATCGATGATTCGAAACGGGTTAGCTCGGCTTCTTATATTATTGGAGATGATAATGAAAGCGCGGCGAGTGAGAGTGATATTGAAGCCTTGATCGCTGCTTTTGGAAAAAAATAA
- the prfB gene encoding peptide chain release factor 2, whose amino-acid sequence MDAYQYSELLKELENKCQNVAQIIKPESLQDTLTALEREQSDPLFWQDKERAASKNQEKVKIERLLSAYQNAKNTLVEARELFELVQNDDPSTLAQLFEDAPHLQACVQSLEVGVMLANAHDGRDAIVSIQPGVGGVESQDWGSMLYRMYLRWAERKGFKVELLDYQEGEEAGIKGVAFIIRGINVYGYMKNENGVHRLVRMSPFNANGKRHTSFASVQVSPEVDDDIDIVIEDKDIRIDTYRASGAGGQHVNKTESAIRITHLATGIVVQCQNDRSQHKNKAMALKMLKSRLYELELHRQKEQSSAEEKSEIGWGHQIRSYVLAPYQQIKDARSEIAYSNVEAILDGDLDAMMEAVLVSKAQ is encoded by the coding sequence ATGGATGCCTATCAGTACAGCGAACTGCTTAAGGAATTAGAAAACAAATGCCAAAATGTCGCCCAAATTATCAAACCGGAGAGTTTACAAGATACCTTAACTGCCTTAGAGCGTGAACAATCCGATCCTCTCTTTTGGCAAGATAAAGAACGCGCCGCCTCTAAGAACCAAGAGAAAGTCAAAATAGAACGGCTTTTAAGCGCGTATCAGAATGCTAAAAATACTTTAGTAGAAGCGCGTGAACTCTTTGAGTTGGTTCAAAATGATGATCCATCCACACTGGCCCAACTTTTCGAAGACGCTCCTCACTTGCAAGCATGTGTGCAAAGCTTAGAGGTGGGGGTGATGTTGGCTAATGCCCATGATGGGCGTGATGCGATTGTGAGTATCCAACCGGGAGTAGGAGGGGTTGAGAGTCAAGACTGGGGGAGTATGCTTTATAGAATGTATTTGCGTTGGGCGGAGCGCAAAGGCTTTAAAGTAGAGTTATTAGATTACCAAGAGGGCGAAGAGGCAGGGATCAAGGGTGTCGCCTTTATCATTAGGGGGATTAATGTTTATGGCTACATGAAAAATGAAAACGGGGTGCACCGCCTCGTACGCATGTCGCCTTTTAATGCTAATGGCAAAAGACATACCAGCTTTGCTAGTGTGCAAGTGAGCCCGGAAGTGGATGATGATATTGATATTGTGATTGAGGATAAAGACATCCGCATCGACACTTACCGCGCCAGTGGAGCGGGGGGGCAACATGTCAATAAGACAGAATCTGCTATCCGCATTACACATTTAGCGACTGGTATCGTGGTGCAATGCCAAAACGATCGTAGCCAACACAAGAATAAGGCGATGGCGCTTAAAATGCTCAAGTCCCGTCTCTATGAATTAGAGCTACACAGACAAAAAGAACAGAGCAGCGCAGAGGAAAAAAGTGAAATTGGCTGGGGACACCAAATTAGAAGTTATGTGCTTGCCCCTTATCAGCAAATCAAAGATGCGCGTAGCGAAATCGCCTACAGCAATGTAGAGGCCATTTTAGATGGAGATTTGGATGCGATGATGGAAGCGGTTTTGGTTTCTAAGGCGCAATAA
- the rpsU gene encoding 30S ribosomal protein S21, whose amino-acid sequence MPGIKVRESDSFDEAYRRFKKQTDRNLVVTECRARRFFESKTEKRKKQKINAKKKILKRLYMLRRYESKL is encoded by the coding sequence ATGCCCGGAATCAAGGTCAGAGAGAGTGATAGCTTTGATGAAGCTTATCGACGCTTTAAAAAACAAACCGACCGTAATTTAGTCGTTACAGAATGCCGCGCGCGGCGTTTTTTTGAATCCAAAACAGAGAAGCGCAAAAAGCAAAAGATCAACGCTAAGAAAAAGATTCTTAAGCGCCTTTATATGCTGCGTCGCTACGAATCTAAATTGTAG
- the fabG gene encoding 3-oxoacyl-ACP reductase FabG, translating into MEFSGHNVLVTGAGRGIGRAIALFLGSCRNKEDQPLKVWLNYRSDPGAVDGLKQEIEALGGRAALVKFDVSHEADFVEGFKTIVDADGGLSYLVNNAGIVLDKLAVRMKTEDFMHVLDVNLRSVFVGCREALKVMGKQKFGSVVNLSSVIAERGNMGQTNYAASKGGVISMSKSFAYEGALRNIRFNCITPGFIATDMNAGLKEDVKEEYLKNIPLGRLGESKEVAGAVAFLLSDLASYITGETLKVNGGLYM; encoded by the coding sequence ATGGAGTTTAGTGGGCATAATGTCTTGGTTACAGGGGCAGGTCGGGGTATCGGGCGTGCCATTGCGCTGTTTTTAGGGAGTTGTCGCAACAAAGAGGATCAACCTCTGAAAGTATGGCTCAATTATCGAAGCGATCCGGGAGCGGTCGATGGTCTCAAACAAGAGATCGAAGCCTTGGGAGGGCGTGCCGCTTTAGTAAAATTTGATGTTTCTCATGAAGCAGATTTCGTAGAGGGTTTTAAAACAATTGTGGATGCTGATGGGGGGTTGAGCTACTTAGTCAACAATGCCGGGATCGTATTGGATAAGTTGGCTGTGCGCATGAAAACTGAGGATTTTATGCATGTGCTCGATGTCAATCTTCGCTCTGTCTTCGTAGGTTGTCGCGAAGCGCTCAAAGTGATGGGCAAACAGAAGTTTGGAAGTGTTGTCAATCTCTCTTCAGTGATTGCCGAAAGGGGCAATATGGGGCAAACTAATTATGCTGCAAGTAAGGGAGGGGTTATTTCTATGAGCAAATCCTTTGCTTACGAAGGAGCTTTGCGCAATATTCGCTTCAACTGCATCACTCCTGGGTTTATTGCAACCGATATGAACGCTGGCCTCAAGGAAGATGTAAAAGAGGAATATCTTAAAAACATCCCCTTAGGTCGCCTTGGCGAATCAAAAGAAGTTGCTGGAGCGGTGGCCTTTTTGTTGAGTGATTTGGCTAGCTATATCACAGGGGAAACACTCAAGGTCAATGGTGGCCTATATATGTAA
- the acpP gene encoding acyl carrier protein — MALFEEIQAVIVEQLNVSASQVTEEADFIKDLNADSLDVVELIMALEEKFGIDIPDEQAEKIKTVGDVVKFIEENKLIGKDKQS, encoded by the coding sequence ATGGCGTTATTTGAGGAAATCCAAGCGGTAATTGTGGAGCAGTTGAATGTGAGCGCGTCTCAGGTAACAGAAGAGGCAGACTTCATTAAGGATCTCAATGCCGACTCTTTGGATGTTGTAGAACTTATTATGGCTTTGGAAGAAAAGTTTGGGATTGATATTCCAGATGAGCAGGCCGAGAAAATCAAAACTGTTGGGGATGTTGTTAAATTTATTGAGGAAAATAAGCTTATCGGAAAAGACAAGCAGTCCTAA
- a CDS encoding beta-ketoacyl-ACP synthase II gives MRRVVVTGMGMVNALGLNRRTAFDAIVRGDCGVKKISCFDTTGFPVQIAAEITNFDPGSVMNLKDVKKAGRFIQLGLLASKEAMLESQILVDGKCPESFAPTMGISSGSGIGGLGNIEANSIYCYDKGPRKVNPFFITSALVNMIGGFVSIEYGIKGPNVSSVTACAAGTHAIIEAYKTILLEGADRMLVIGAESTICPVGIGGFASIRALSNRNDEPQKASRPFDKERNGFVMGEGAGALVLEEYESAKQRGAPIIAELIGYGESGDASHITAPAPNGEGAYRAMRRALEMASKHGVEVGYINAHGTSTGYNDLYETIALKSVFNGKENVPPVSSTKGQTGHCLGAAGAIEAVISLMALQEGVLPPTINQEVPDPGCDLDYIPNQARQAKLKAVMSNSFGFGGTNAVVIFKAI, from the coding sequence TTGCGTAGAGTTGTGGTAACGGGCATGGGTATGGTGAATGCCTTGGGGTTGAACAGAAGGACGGCTTTTGATGCCATTGTGCGCGGGGATTGTGGAGTAAAAAAAATTAGTTGCTTTGACACTACCGGTTTTCCCGTACAGATTGCGGCCGAGATTACGAATTTTGATCCAGGTTCCGTGATGAACCTTAAAGATGTCAAAAAAGCGGGTCGCTTTATCCAACTAGGTCTTTTGGCTAGCAAAGAGGCAATGCTGGAGAGTCAGATTCTTGTTGATGGCAAGTGTCCGGAGTCTTTTGCACCTACTATGGGTATTAGTTCTGGATCTGGGATTGGAGGTTTGGGCAATATCGAGGCTAATTCTATTTATTGCTACGATAAAGGCCCTAGAAAGGTGAATCCTTTTTTTATCACATCTGCCCTTGTCAACATGATTGGAGGCTTTGTATCCATTGAATATGGTATTAAAGGTCCTAATGTTTCCAGTGTAACTGCCTGCGCAGCAGGCACCCATGCAATTATCGAGGCCTATAAAACCATCCTCTTAGAAGGCGCAGATCGCATGCTTGTCATAGGAGCAGAATCGACAATTTGTCCTGTGGGTATCGGAGGTTTTGCCTCTATCCGTGCTCTCTCTAACCGTAACGACGAACCTCAAAAGGCTTCTAGGCCTTTTGATAAGGAGAGGAACGGCTTTGTAATGGGTGAGGGTGCTGGGGCTTTGGTGCTTGAGGAGTATGAGAGTGCTAAACAACGAGGAGCACCCATTATTGCCGAATTAATAGGCTATGGAGAAAGCGGAGATGCTAGTCATATCACTGCCCCTGCCCCTAATGGTGAGGGAGCTTACAGAGCTATGAGGCGTGCGTTGGAAATGGCTAGTAAGCATGGGGTTGAAGTAGGCTATATCAATGCACATGGCACAAGCACTGGCTACAATGACCTCTATGAAACCATTGCGCTAAAGAGTGTATTTAATGGCAAAGAGAATGTTCCACCCGTGAGTTCCACTAAGGGGCAAACTGGGCATTGCTTGGGTGCTGCTGGAGCGATTGAGGCCGTGATCTCTTTAATGGCACTTCAAGAAGGCGTGTTACCTCCAACTATTAACCAAGAAGTTCCCGATCCAGGTTGCGATTTGGACTATATTCCTAATCAAGCAAGGCAGGCCAAACTAAAAGCGGTTATGAGTAACTCTTTTGGGTTTGGGGGCACTAATGCAGTGGTGATTTTTAAAGCCATTTAG